The following are encoded in a window of Thermodesulfobacterium geofontis OPF15 genomic DNA:
- a CDS encoding ACT domain-containing protein has protein sequence MDHYVDIISIFAENKPGKLEKITEVLAKENINILGFSIVSVKDFGVIKFLVDMPEKAYKKFKEAGFTVAKIPAIGIELEDRPGGLYEILKLISSKNINVENALVYVAETRKKAYFVFEVEDLEKTWEKLKDEKVKFLKSSDFIKNEF, from the coding sequence ATGGATCATTATGTGGATATCATAAGTATTTTTGCTGAAAATAAACCCGGCAAACTTGAAAAAATAACAGAAGTTTTAGCAAAAGAAAACATTAATATCCTTGGGTTTTCTATAGTAAGTGTAAAAGATTTTGGTGTAATAAAATTTCTTGTAGATATGCCAGAAAAAGCTTATAAAAAATTTAAAGAAGCAGGATTTACAGTAGCAAAAATCCCTGCTATAGGAATTGAACTGGAAGATAGACCAGGAGGACTTTATGAGATATTAAAATTAATAAGTTCTAAAAATATAAATGTAGAAAATGCTTTAGTTTATGTAGCTGAAACAAGAAAGAAAGCTTATTTTGTCTTTGAAGTAGAGGATTTAGAAAAAACATGGGAAAAATTAAAAGATGAAAAGGTAAAATTTTTAAAATCATCTGATTTTATTAAAAATGAATTTTAA